A genomic region of Ignavibacteria bacterium contains the following coding sequences:
- the fahA gene encoding fumarylacetoacetase: MIKSFIPVSPDSHFPIQNLPFGAFKHRNFKNVHICTAIGEFVVDLTYLAEKNFFSVILKDKHIFSDGSLNKFMALDSDIRKDFRKKLQSLLDENNKIIRDDVELREKCIYQLSKCELVMPVKIGDYTDFYSSKEHATNVGIMFRGKENALMPNWLHLPVGYHGRASSVIISGTEIHRPSGQTKADNEEMPKFGPSKLLDFELEMGFFISQSNELGHPVNVNDALQKIFGLVIVNDWSARDIQKWEYVPLGPFLAKNFATSISPWIVTLEALEPFKTDNVKQEPEPLPYLKPKRNFTYDITLEVAIQTEKLDKPFIISKSNFSYLYWSMQQQLAHHTITGCNLQTGDLLASGTISGEAENSRGSMLELTWRGENPLKLPNGEERKFIQDGDTIIMTAYCQGDGYKIGFGEVTGKILPALK; encoded by the coding sequence ATGATAAAATCTTTTATTCCTGTTTCACCCGACTCACATTTTCCTATTCAAAATCTTCCCTTTGGAGCATTCAAGCATAGAAATTTTAAGAATGTTCATATCTGCACAGCAATCGGTGAGTTTGTTGTTGATTTAACCTATCTCGCAGAAAAAAATTTCTTTTCAGTAATTTTAAAAGACAAACATATTTTCAGTGATGGCAGCTTGAATAAGTTCATGGCACTGGATTCAGATATAAGAAAAGATTTCAGAAAAAAACTTCAGTCGCTTCTCGATGAAAATAACAAAATTATTCGCGATGATGTGGAGTTAAGAGAAAAATGTATTTACCAGCTGAGCAAATGTGAACTGGTTATGCCAGTGAAAATCGGGGACTACACGGATTTTTATTCTTCAAAAGAACATGCGACAAATGTAGGAATAATGTTTCGAGGGAAAGAAAATGCTTTAATGCCTAACTGGCTTCATTTGCCTGTGGGCTATCACGGAAGAGCAAGTTCAGTTATAATCAGCGGAACTGAAATTCACAGACCAAGCGGACAGACAAAAGCTGACAATGAAGAGATGCCGAAATTCGGACCATCAAAACTTCTTGACTTCGAGCTTGAGATGGGATTTTTTATTTCACAGTCTAATGAACTTGGACATCCTGTTAATGTAAATGATGCATTGCAAAAAATTTTCGGGCTTGTGATTGTTAACGACTGGAGCGCAAGAGACATTCAGAAATGGGAATACGTTCCGCTTGGACCGTTCCTTGCAAAAAACTTTGCAACTTCTATTTCACCTTGGATTGTAACTCTTGAAGCTCTTGAACCATTCAAAACCGATAACGTTAAGCAAGAACCTGAACCGCTGCCTTATTTAAAACCGAAAAGAAATTTTACTTATGATATTACTCTTGAAGTTGCTATACAAACTGAAAAGCTCGATAAGCCATTTATAATTTCCAAATCAAATTTTAGTTATTTATACTGGAGTATGCAGCAGCAGCTTGCTCATCATACAATCACGGGATGCAATTTGCAGACAGGCGATTTGCTTGCATCGGGAACGATAAGCGGAGAAGCGGAAAATTCACGCGGAAGCATGCTTGAGCTTACCTGGCGCGGTGAAAACCCGCTCAAGCTTCCAAACGGTGAAGAAAGAAAATTTATTCAGGATGGTGATACAATTATTATGACCGCATACTGTCAGGGTGACGGGTATAAAATCGGTTTCGGAGAAGTAACAGGAAAAATTTTACCTGCTTTAAAATGA
- a CDS encoding proline--tRNA ligase: protein MRLSQYFIPTVKEVPNDAVTKSHILMIRAGMISQLTAGVYSYLPFGFRVFNKIINIIRDEMNKIGGLEFQLPGLSPNELWVESGRFEIYGDDIFKVKNREMVLAPTHEEVFTTIAKNSLNSYKALPQIWYQIHTKFRNEARPRGGVLRTREFTMKDAYSFDADWEGLDVSYDKHAQAYRNIFTRLGLKFFSVKAHSGAMGGKDSEEFMVESDAGEDNVAVTEDLKYASNMEVAVSYREPVARKDSNLSFEKFHTPNIKTIDELADFVGTQDKSRLAKSRVFVNVIEKKGKKINEYILALVCGDDEVNESKLSAIFGAGLRPANNDELPGISGANAGSIGPINLKTKDIKIIADLTLKDADELISGANEDDYHIRNIDFKRDVPSIEYQDIRTAKSGEETADRKQKIKVTKAIEVGHIFKLGLRFSEKLGAYFLDKNGKQQPIVMGSYGIGVQRSCAAYIEQNHDEKGIIWQGEIAPFQIHLICVNPKIEETKVFADDLYADLQNKRYEVLYDDRLNVGAGFKFNDADLLGMPVQVIIGDKNMKEGKLEVKLRRSGERFVVPFAELTVLLNTYKYLFESHKVVKDPYIHQT from the coding sequence ATGAGATTATCGCAGTATTTCATACCGACTGTTAAGGAAGTTCCTAACGATGCAGTAACAAAATCGCATATTTTAATGATTAGGGCAGGGATGATTTCCCAGCTTACGGCTGGGGTTTATTCTTATTTGCCGTTCGGGTTCAGGGTATTTAATAAAATAATAAACATTATTCGTGATGAGATGAATAAAATCGGGGGGCTTGAGTTTCAGCTTCCGGGTTTGTCGCCGAACGAACTCTGGGTTGAGTCAGGCAGATTTGAGATTTACGGCGATGATATTTTCAAAGTGAAAAACCGCGAGATGGTTCTGGCGCCGACACACGAAGAAGTATTCACTACGATTGCCAAGAATAGTCTTAATTCATATAAAGCGTTGCCGCAGATTTGGTATCAGATACATACGAAGTTCAGAAACGAAGCGCGTCCGCGAGGGGGAGTTTTGAGAACGCGTGAGTTCACTATGAAAGATGCTTATTCGTTTGATGCTGATTGGGAAGGACTTGATGTTTCTTATGACAAGCATGCGCAGGCATATAGAAATATTTTTACAAGATTGGGATTGAAATTCTTTTCAGTGAAAGCACACTCAGGGGCGATGGGCGGAAAAGATTCCGAAGAGTTTATGGTTGAGTCTGACGCAGGTGAAGATAATGTTGCGGTAACTGAAGACTTGAAGTATGCATCGAACATGGAAGTTGCGGTTTCATATAGAGAACCGGTTGCAAGAAAAGATTCAAATTTGTCATTTGAGAAATTTCATACCCCAAACATAAAAACAATTGATGAGCTTGCAGACTTTGTTGGCACACAAGATAAATCGCGTCTTGCAAAGTCAAGAGTGTTTGTGAATGTCATAGAGAAAAAAGGTAAAAAGATAAACGAGTACATCCTTGCGCTTGTATGCGGTGATGATGAAGTGAATGAGAGCAAGCTGTCTGCTATATTCGGCGCGGGTTTGCGTCCTGCAAACAATGATGAACTTCCGGGAATTAGCGGAGCGAATGCGGGTTCTATTGGTCCAATTAATTTAAAAACAAAAGACATAAAAATTATTGCCGACTTAACTTTGAAAGATGCTGATGAGCTAATTTCAGGTGCAAACGAAGACGATTATCATATAAGAAATATAGATTTCAAACGTGACGTTCCATCGATTGAATATCAGGATATAAGAACAGCGAAGAGCGGTGAAGAAACTGCGGACAGAAAACAAAAAATAAAAGTTACGAAGGCAATTGAAGTCGGGCATATATTCAAGCTTGGATTAAGATTTTCAGAAAAGCTTGGCGCATATTTTCTCGATAAGAACGGAAAGCAGCAGCCGATTGTGATGGGAAGCTATGGCATAGGTGTTCAAAGAAGCTGTGCGGCATACATCGAACAGAATCACGATGAAAAGGGAATTATATGGCAAGGAGAGATTGCTCCGTTCCAGATTCATTTGATTTGTGTTAATCCGAAAATCGAAGAGACAAAAGTTTTTGCGGATGATTTATACGCAGACCTGCAAAATAAACGTTATGAAGTTTTATATGATGACAGATTAAATGTCGGAGCAGGATTTAAATTTAATGATGCCGATTTACTTGGAATGCCCGTGCAGGTAATTATCGGTGATAAAAATATGAAAGAAGGAAAGCTCGAAGTTAAGCTTCGCAGAAGCGGCGAGAGATTCGTTGTCCCGTTTGCAGAGCTTACAGTACTTTTGAATACTTATAAGTATTTGTTCGAAAGCCATAAAGTTGTGAAAGACCCATACATTCATCAAACATAA
- a CDS encoding Maf family protein, protein MTFKEIFSRKYVLASKSQRRNNLLKQIGLDFIAVDSKAEEINSGNYSPLDVIRFNSINKSKSVSQNYKNEIVISADTIVVLDEKILNKPEDEQQAADYLKQLSNKTHLVFTGFNLVDTQSKKEIFDYEITKVHFRNLHKDEINFYVETYKPLDKAGAYGIQDDFGCLFIDKIEGDYYNVVGLPLVKMYENLKKM, encoded by the coding sequence ATGACTTTTAAGGAAATATTTTCCCGCAAATATGTTCTCGCGTCGAAGTCGCAAAGGCGGAACAATTTATTGAAACAAATCGGTCTCGATTTTATTGCGGTTGACAGCAAGGCTGAAGAAATTAATTCAGGAAATTACTCGCCTCTTGACGTCATCAGATTCAATTCCATTAATAAATCAAAATCAGTTTCTCAGAATTATAAAAATGAAATTGTAATTTCCGCCGATACGATTGTTGTTCTCGATGAAAAAATTTTGAACAAGCCGGAAGACGAACAGCAGGCGGCGGACTATCTAAAACAGTTAAGCAATAAAACACATCTTGTGTTTACGGGATTTAATCTTGTCGATACTCAAAGTAAAAAAGAAATTTTTGATTACGAAATCACTAAAGTGCATTTCAGAAATCTGCACAAGGATGAAATTAATTTTTATGTCGAAACGTACAAGCCACTTGACAAAGCCGGTGCATACGGCATTCAGGATGACTTCGGATGTTTGTTCATAGATAAAATCGAAGGTGATTATTACAACGTCGTCGGACTTCCGCTTGTGAAGATGTATGAGAATTTAAAGAAAATGTAA
- a CDS encoding lysylphosphatidylglycerol synthase transmembrane domain-containing protein: protein MPQKNLFKKYKRKILISCAAGALVFLAFSIYADFDKLLVAFAEFNWWWYPVILALSFVNYIFRFFKWEYYRKLLKIEIKTSISFLIFLSAFVMSVTPGKMGEVLKSYLLKEENGTPISKSAPIILAERLTDFISIVMLCIVGAYVFDYGQTIIIIVGVVFIAFALMLSSKKLSLGFIGLLEKINFLSKHIHKFHTAYDSIYQLVKIKPLIIAILISIASWFFECLGFYIVLNVFSVTTGIEVSLLIATFIYGFSTLIGAIAFLPGGLGLTDASLTGLMQVLKIPANVSVASTIIIRTATLWFGVLVGIVAVSIYQKHSHRSLESLE from the coding sequence ATGCCTCAGAAAAATTTATTTAAAAAATACAAACGAAAAATTTTAATCTCCTGCGCGGCGGGAGCGTTGGTTTTTCTTGCATTCAGCATATATGCGGACTTTGATAAACTGCTCGTTGCTTTTGCTGAGTTTAACTGGTGGTGGTATCCTGTAATTCTTGCTCTGTCATTCGTCAATTATATTTTCAGATTTTTTAAATGGGAATACTACAGAAAGCTTCTTAAGATTGAAATTAAGACAAGCATAAGCTTTTTAATTTTTCTTTCGGCGTTTGTGATGAGCGTTACTCCCGGAAAAATGGGAGAAGTTTTGAAATCGTATCTGCTCAAAGAAGAAAACGGAACACCTATTTCCAAGTCAGCTCCGATAATTCTCGCAGAGAGATTAACGGATTTTATTTCAATCGTGATGTTATGCATAGTCGGTGCTTATGTGTTTGATTACGGACAGACGATTATTATAATTGTCGGGGTTGTTTTCATTGCGTTTGCGCTGATGCTAAGCTCAAAAAAACTTTCACTCGGGTTTATAGGACTTCTTGAAAAAATAAATTTTCTTTCAAAGCACATTCATAAATTTCATACTGCATACGACAGCATTTATCAACTCGTTAAAATAAAGCCGCTAATTATTGCAATTCTCATCAGCATTGCGTCGTGGTTTTTCGAGTGCCTCGGATTTTATATAGTGCTGAATGTTTTCTCGGTTACGACGGGAATCGAGGTGAGCTTGCTGATTGCAACTTTCATTTACGGCTTCTCGACTTTAATCGGCGCGATTGCATTTTTGCCGGGAGGGCTCGGCTTGACGGATGCATCGCTTACGGGGCTTATGCAGGTGCTGAAAATTCCTGCGAACGTTTCGGTTGCATCAACAATAATAATCCGCACAGCAACGCTCTGGTTCGGAGTGCTTGTCGGCATCGTTGCCGTTTCTATTTATCAGAAGCACTCGCACAGAAGTCTTGAGAGTCTGGAGTAA